A genome region from Alistipes dispar includes the following:
- a CDS encoding AI-2E family transporter: MKTTPQTFLRFIAGAAAAAAVLFLVWYFSSIVVYILISAVLAVMGNPLVRRLSAVHVRGWRIPRWLAAFAALVVIWVVIATLCSLFVPLVFNKINQLAHVDFATVVASIEEPIARAQNYLQSLFAQPSSSFSLPDALTRTLRQVVDFESLNSVFSSIVGIVISSVISVFSVSFITFFFLKDEGLFYAMVTTLFPDRYRENLTRALDSVTVLLARYFTGILTESLLLMIAVSLTMMAFGMKAADAAFIGLVMGVMNVVPYAGPLIGGVFSVFVGIVTPIEGMTVGHTAFVIAGSLLILKGLDDFVLQPTLYSERVKAHPLEIFLVILIAGSLAGILGMLLAIPSYTVLRVFAKEFFSQFRLVRKLTEKI; this comes from the coding sequence ATGAAAACGACTCCCCAGACCTTCCTGCGGTTCATTGCCGGTGCTGCCGCCGCTGCGGCCGTGCTCTTCCTGGTCTGGTACTTCTCGTCGATCGTCGTTTACATTCTCATTTCGGCCGTGCTGGCCGTCATGGGCAATCCGCTGGTGCGGCGCCTTTCGGCCGTGCACGTGCGGGGCTGGCGGATTCCCCGCTGGCTGGCGGCCTTTGCGGCGCTGGTGGTCATCTGGGTGGTGATCGCCACGCTGTGCTCGCTGTTCGTGCCGCTGGTCTTCAACAAGATCAACCAGTTGGCGCACGTCGATTTCGCCACCGTCGTCGCTTCGATCGAGGAGCCGATCGCCCGGGCGCAGAACTACTTGCAGTCGCTCTTCGCCCAGCCCTCCAGCTCCTTCTCGCTGCCCGACGCGCTGACGCGGACGCTGCGGCAGGTCGTGGACTTCGAGTCGCTCAACAGCGTCTTCTCGTCGATCGTCGGCATCGTCATCTCGTCGGTCATCTCCGTCTTCTCCGTCTCGTTCATCACCTTTTTCTTCCTCAAGGACGAGGGGCTGTTCTACGCGATGGTGACCACGCTTTTTCCCGACCGTTACCGCGAAAATCTGACGCGCGCGCTGGATTCGGTCACGGTGCTGCTGGCGCGCTACTTCACGGGCATTCTCACCGAGAGCCTGCTGCTCATGATCGCCGTGTCGCTTACGATGATGGCCTTCGGGATGAAGGCGGCCGACGCGGCGTTCATCGGTCTTGTGATGGGCGTGATGAACGTCGTGCCCTATGCCGGCCCGCTCATCGGCGGCGTCTTTTCGGTCTTCGTGGGCATCGTGACCCCCATCGAGGGGATGACCGTGGGACATACGGCCTTCGTGATCGCCGGGTCGTTGCTGATCCTCAAGGGACTGGACGACTTCGTGCTGCAACCGACGCTCTATTCGGAGCGCGTGAAGGCCCATCCGCTCGAAATCTTTCTCGTGATCCTGATCGCCGGCTCGCTGGCCGGCATCCTCGGCATGCTGCTGGCGATTCCCTCCTATACGGTCCTCCGCGTCTTCGCCAAGGAGTTCTTCTCCCAGTTCCGGCTGGTGCGTAAACTGACTGAGAAAATCTGA
- a CDS encoding riboflavin kinase — MAERSEERVRAAVSAPERREAERTVPGQSAPEGGSPEQHVPGRDAAGMIVEGVVEHGRRLGRELGFPTANLPVPEHFGASDGVYRTRATVGGRTFDAMSNLGSNPSVGGVERRLETHIFGFGGELYGLRLRVELLGKIRDERRFASVGELRAQIARDRETVLAQIAGERE, encoded by the coding sequence ATGGCGGAGCGGTCGGAAGAGCGGGTGCGGGCGGCGGTTTCCGCCCCGGAGCGCAGGGAGGCGGAACGGACGGTTCCGGGACAGAGCGCCCCGGAAGGGGGCTCTCCGGAACAGCATGTTCCGGGTCGGGACGCCGCAGGCATGATCGTCGAAGGGGTGGTGGAGCACGGCCGCCGGCTCGGCCGCGAGCTGGGTTTTCCGACGGCCAACCTGCCCGTGCCGGAGCATTTCGGGGCTTCGGACGGCGTCTACCGGACGCGTGCGACGGTCGGGGGACGGACTTTCGACGCCATGTCGAACCTCGGCAGCAACCCTTCGGTCGGAGGCGTCGAACGGCGGCTGGAGACGCATATTTTCGGTTTCGGCGGCGAACTGTACGGCCTGCGGCTGCGGGTCGAGCTGCTCGGAAAGATCCGCGACGAGCGCCGTTTCGCTTCGGTCGGGGAGCTTCGCGCCCAGATCGCCCGGGACCGGGAGACGGTGCTGGCGCAGATCGCCGGCGAGCGGGAGTGA